One window of Candidatus Micrarchaeota archaeon genomic DNA carries:
- a CDS encoding PAC2 family protein, with protein sequence MLDKTIIKMKKGIKPNRPVLVVGLPGIGNVGKLVAEHLRREFGAKKFATLYSPHFPHQVVMLKNGGIRLVNNRFYLIKAKKQSESDIVILTGDAQAVTPEGQYEVNSKIVEFFKERLGGRFIYTIGGYNIGSGMGINPRVFGNATDKKVIGQFKDTDVVFGKSKGMIWGSAGMIIAFAKMTKTDAICLMGETSLLNVDASAAKAVIIQLSKKLNLKVNTSELDKIIERTAKAITELEKQVGNVQQYPMERGSESEGRPSYIR encoded by the coding sequence ATGCTGGACAAGACCATAATAAAGATGAAAAAAGGAATCAAGCCGAACAGGCCAGTGCTTGTAGTCGGGCTTCCGGGCATAGGCAACGTGGGCAAGCTCGTAGCCGAGCACCTGAGAAGGGAGTTCGGCGCAAAAAAATTCGCAACGCTGTACTCGCCACATTTTCCGCACCAGGTAGTCATGCTTAAAAACGGCGGAATAAGGCTGGTGAACAACAGGTTCTACCTAATAAAGGCGAAGAAGCAGTCAGAAAGCGACATAGTAATACTTACGGGGGATGCGCAGGCCGTTACTCCTGAAGGGCAGTATGAGGTAAACTCCAAGATAGTCGAGTTTTTCAAGGAGCGGCTCGGCGGCAGGTTCATATACACCATAGGGGGATACAACATAGGCAGCGGGATGGGGATAAATCCAAGGGTATTCGGCAACGCAACGGATAAAAAAGTGATAGGACAATTCAAGGATACCGACGTGGTCTTTGGGAAGTCAAAGGGCATGATATGGGGATCCGCAGGAATGATAATCGCATTCGCGAAGATGACAAAGACTGATGCTATATGCCTCATGGGGGAAACCAGCCTTCTCAATGTGGACGCAAGTGCGGCCAAGGCCGTAATCATACAGCTGTCAAAGAAACTCAATCTGAAGGTCAACACTTCCGAGCTCGACAAGATAATAGAAAGGACTGCCAAGGCCATAACCGAGCTCGAGAAGCAGGTCGGAAACGTACAGCAGTATCCTATGGAAAGGGGCAGCGAGAGTGAAGGTAGGCCATCATACATAAGGTGA